Genomic segment of Pseudomonadota bacterium:
AAAAAGCCGCCGGGCCGCCGATGCGATAGGCGGTTCTCGCAGCCAGCGCTTCATTCTCCGCAAGCAAGCCGCTAAGACTGCAGCGCAGGAGCTTGGCCTTTTCCTCGCCGATCAAACTTTCCTCCGCCTTAAGGTATTATCCGCAGAAGGTTATTAATCTTGACCACCCCCGGAGTCCGAGCCGCCACGGCCAGCACTCGGTTTTCCATATTGGGGCTCTGTACCCGGCCTTGCAGGGTCACTTCGCCCTGATAGACATCCACATCAATTCCGATCACCCCACTGCCAAGCATCTCCGTCAGACGGCCCTTGATCCGGCCGGCGATGACCAAGTCCTGACAAACCGTAGCCGCTTTCCGCCCTCCAGGAGTCGTACAGGCAGAAAAGAACAACAGAACACTCAGTCCGAAAATCACCCAACTTGCTCTAGACATGTTCGCATGCTCTCCGCCCCTTTACAACGGCTGTCCTGCCGCCAGTTCCTGTCCCAGACGAAAAATATCGCCGGCCCCCAGAGTCAGCACCAGATCACCGGGCCCGCTTTCCGCCCGCAGAAAACCCCGTAAGGCGTCGCGCTCGGCGAAATACCTGACCTGCTTATGGCCATGTAAACGAAC
This window contains:
- a CDS encoding BON domain-containing protein translates to MSRASWVIFGLSVLLFFSACTTPGGRKAATVCQDLVIAGRIKGRLTEMLGSGVIGIDVDVYQGEVTLQGRVQSPNMENRVLAVAARTPGVVKINNLLRIIP